Proteins from one uncultured Desulfovibrio sp. genomic window:
- a CDS encoding methyltransferase, whose product MRTWTPTTFLQSSGLFWESFTLHAAMELDIFTPLTDGPLPVDELARRTACSPRGLDMMITALCALELLRRTDDGLCALTPFARQYLCRDRKEYLGYIVGHHRRLAPRWLDLAGAVRAGHSLLRSRDEAPTDDHESFLMGMRNVANAQASRSVPHIDIGQRRRLLDLGGATGAYAVRFCREHPGLTATVFDLPTSRPYARQVLEEEGMQDRIAFVAGDFTRDSLPAGHDIAWLSQILHSLSPSMAACVVRKAGQALLPGGLLLIQEFVLDDDRTGPPHPALFGMNMLVQTPEGQAYTQGELMTFMRDAGARDIRVLPLDLPQGCRILAGVVGG is encoded by the coding sequence ATGCGCACCTGGACCCCCACGACCTTTTTGCAGTCTTCCGGCCTGTTCTGGGAAAGTTTTACCCTGCATGCCGCCATGGAGCTGGACATCTTTACTCCGCTGACGGACGGGCCGCTGCCCGTGGACGAGCTGGCCCGCCGAACGGCATGCAGCCCGCGCGGCCTGGACATGATGATCACGGCGCTGTGCGCGCTGGAGCTGCTGCGCCGCACAGACGACGGCCTGTGCGCCTTGACGCCCTTTGCCCGGCAGTATCTGTGCCGGGACCGCAAGGAATACCTGGGCTATATTGTGGGCCACCACCGGCGGCTGGCGCCCCGCTGGCTGGACCTGGCCGGCGCCGTGCGGGCCGGGCACAGCCTGCTGCGCTCCCGGGACGAGGCCCCCACCGATGATCACGAGTCGTTCCTTATGGGCATGCGCAATGTGGCCAATGCCCAGGCCAGCCGCAGCGTGCCGCATATCGACATCGGCCAGCGCCGCCGCCTGCTGGACCTGGGCGGCGCCACCGGCGCCTATGCCGTGCGCTTCTGCCGCGAGCATCCCGGGCTGACGGCCACGGTTTTTGACCTGCCCACCTCCCGGCCCTATGCCCGGCAGGTGCTGGAAGAGGAAGGCATGCAGGACCGCATTGCCTTTGTGGCCGGGGACTTCACGCGCGACAGCCTGCCGGCCGGCCATGACATTGCCTGGCTTTCGCAGATTCTGCACAGCCTGTCCCCCAGCATGGCGGCCTGTGTGGTGCGCAAGGCCGGGCAGGCCCTGCTGCCGGGCGGTCTGCTGCTCATTCAGGAATTTGTACTTGATGACGACCGCACGGGGCCGCCGCATCCGGCGCTGTTCGGCATGAACATGCTGGTGCAGACCCCGGAGGGCCAGGCCTATACCCAGGGAGAACTCATGACCTTCATGCGCGATGCCGGCGCGCGGGATATCCGCGTATTGCCGCTGGACCTGCCCCAGGGCTGCCGCATTCTGGCCGGCGTTGTGGGCGGCTAG
- the feoB gene encoding ferrous iron transport protein B yields MSTDVQLRQGALRIALAGNPNCGKTTVFNAYTGARQHVGNYPGVTVDRKEGTLRHDNETVTLVDLPGTYSLTAYSQEEIVARAELASGNVHAVINVVDASALERNLLLTVQMMEMGLPVVLVCNMMDEARKAGIHIDTEQLSRKMGIPVIPAVARTGEGLDEAMSRAMQLAREGRTKPLVVNYGADISEGIAAMEAVLRRENLLPRYVPRWVAVKLMEGDQEMRQEVYTASAAAANELEAIRRKVAEHIRSTHNMSMESHITDARYGYIRGLLRDGVLRQDEGKDRLALSDKLDKVLTNAFFGPLIMLAVLYVVFQATIEIGAYPQGWIEEGCAALGEVFSRIIPEGDLQSLVVDGIIGGVGGVLSFAPLIVIMFALIAFMEDSGYMARIAYMMDRIFRAFGLHGASVMPYVISGGIAGGCAIPGAMATRTLRSPKEKLATLLTLPYMSCGAKLPVFLLLAAAFFGDQAPTVMVLIMLSGWVFALLVARLLRSTIIKGESTPFVMELPPYRMPTLFSVLMHCWERTWMYVKKAGTVILAISIIIWAGLTYPRLDESEAARFDSQLETLNTQLEALPEGDAARAALEEQIAHVEQEKGAAELAYSYAGRLGKAIEPATLPAGFEWRTDIALLAGIAAKEAVVSTMGTAYSLGDVDPEDAKPLETLLQQAPGWSKATALSLMLFVLLYSPCFVSLVVIQREAGGWRWLFFSIFFNTALAYGVAVVAYQIGKAVWG; encoded by the coding sequence ATGAGCACGGATGTTCAGCTGCGGCAGGGGGCGTTGCGCATAGCCCTGGCCGGCAACCCCAACTGCGGCAAAACCACGGTTTTCAATGCCTATACCGGTGCGCGGCAGCATGTGGGCAATTATCCCGGCGTCACGGTGGACCGCAAGGAAGGCACCCTGCGTCATGACAACGAGACCGTGACCCTGGTGGATTTGCCGGGCACCTATTCCCTCACGGCCTATTCGCAGGAAGAGATCGTGGCCCGGGCCGAGCTGGCCAGCGGCAACGTGCATGCCGTCATCAACGTGGTGGACGCCTCCGCGCTGGAGCGCAACCTGCTGCTGACAGTGCAGATGATGGAAATGGGCCTGCCGGTGGTGCTGGTCTGCAACATGATGGACGAGGCCCGCAAGGCCGGCATCCATATTGATACGGAGCAGCTTTCGCGCAAGATGGGCATTCCGGTGATTCCGGCCGTGGCGCGCACCGGCGAAGGGCTGGACGAGGCCATGAGCCGGGCCATGCAGCTGGCCCGTGAGGGCCGGACAAAGCCGCTGGTGGTGAACTACGGCGCCGACATCAGCGAGGGCATTGCCGCCATGGAGGCCGTGCTGCGCCGCGAAAATCTGCTGCCCCGCTATGTGCCCCGCTGGGTGGCCGTCAAGCTCATGGAAGGCGACCAGGAAATGCGGCAGGAGGTCTACACCGCCAGCGCCGCGGCCGCCAACGAGCTGGAGGCCATCCGCCGCAAGGTGGCGGAACACATCCGCAGCACGCACAATATGTCCATGGAATCGCACATCACCGACGCCCGCTATGGCTATATCCGCGGCCTGCTGCGTGACGGCGTGCTGCGCCAGGATGAGGGCAAGGACCGCCTGGCCCTGTCCGACAAGCTGGACAAGGTGCTGACCAATGCCTTTTTCGGCCCGCTCATCATGCTGGCCGTGCTCTATGTGGTGTTTCAGGCCACCATCGAAATCGGGGCCTATCCCCAGGGCTGGATCGAGGAGGGCTGCGCCGCCCTGGGCGAGGTCTTTAGCAGGATCATTCCCGAAGGGGACCTGCAATCGCTGGTGGTGGACGGCATCATCGGCGGTGTGGGCGGGGTGCTGAGCTTTGCACCGCTCATCGTCATCATGTTTGCGCTTATTGCCTTCATGGAAGACAGCGGCTACATGGCCCGCATCGCCTACATGATGGACCGCATCTTCCGGGCCTTTGGCCTGCACGGGGCCTCGGTCATGCCCTATGTCATTTCCGGCGGCATTGCGGGCGGCTGCGCCATTCCCGGCGCCATGGCCACGCGCACCCTGCGCAGCCCCAAGGAAAAGCTGGCAACCCTGCTGACCCTGCCCTACATGAGCTGCGGGGCCAAGCTGCCGGTATTTCTGCTGCTGGCGGCGGCCTTTTTCGGGGATCAGGCGCCCACGGTCATGGTGCTTATCATGCTGTCCGGCTGGGTCTTTGCCCTGCTGGTGGCCCGGCTGCTGCGCTCCACCATCATCAAGGGTGAGTCCACGCCCTTTGTCATGGAGCTGCCGCCCTACCGCATGCCCACCCTGTTCAGCGTGCTCATGCACTGCTGGGAACGGACGTGGATGTACGTCAAGAAGGCAGGTACCGTCATTCTGGCCATTTCCATCATCATCTGGGCCGGCCTGACCTATCCGCGCCTGGACGAAAGCGAAGCCGCCCGCTTTGACAGCCAGCTGGAAACGCTGAATACCCAGCTGGAAGCCCTGCCCGAAGGCGATGCCGCCCGCGCGGCCCTGGAAGAGCAGATTGCCCATGTGGAGCAGGAAAAGGGCGCGGCCGAGCTGGCCTACAGCTATGCCGGCCGCCTGGGCAAGGCCATTGAACCGGCAACCCTGCCCGCCGGCTTTGAATGGCGCACGGACATTGCCCTGCTGGCCGGCATTGCCGCCAAGGAAGCGGTGGTGTCCACCATGGGCACGGCCTATTCCCTGGGCGATGTGGACCCCGAAGACGCCAAGCCCCTGGAAACCCTGTTGCAGCAGGCGCCGGGCTGGTCCAAGGCCACCGCGCTGTCGCTCATGCTCTTTGTGCTGCTGTATTCGCCGTGCTTTGTATCGCTGGTGGTCATCCAGCGCGAGGCCGGGGGCTGGCGCTGGCTGTTCTTCAGCATCTTCTTCAATACGGCCCTGGCCTACGGCGTGGCTGTGGTGGCCTACCAGATCGGCAAGGCCGTGTGGGGCTAG
- a CDS encoding DUF2325 domain-containing protein, with product MCVTLIGGMDRLKQDYIAAAREGGARLKCIARNERNFTDKIGTPDAIIVFTNKISHEARRKALEHARAHRIPIHMVHSCGVSSLRECLSSRLA from the coding sequence ATGTGCGTTACCCTTATTGGTGGAATGGACCGGCTGAAGCAGGACTATATTGCCGCGGCCCGCGAGGGCGGAGCCAGGCTCAAGTGCATTGCCCGCAATGAACGCAATTTTACGGACAAGATCGGCACCCCGGATGCCATCATCGTCTTTACCAACAAGATTTCTCATGAGGCCAGGCGCAAGGCCCTGGAACATGCGCGCGCCCACCGCATACCCATTCATATGGTGCATTCCTGCGGCGTGTCATCGCTGCGGGAGTGTCTGTCCAGCCGGCTGGCTTGA
- the der gene encoding ribosome biogenesis GTPase Der, producing the protein MATLPSIVLVGRPNVGKSTLFNRLIRSNRAITHDRPGVTRDRMEGIVRRNGRPAFAVVDTGGITLDAHAAVTEGPEGIRGFEADILRQAEAAMKEACAVAFVVDGRDGLLPLDEFLAAHVRRMGLPTLCVVNKVDGLEREDELLAEFHRLGFPVLAVSAEHGHNIRALTDELAALVPEELRPDAGESPEDPALRLAMLGRPNAGKSSLINALSGEERMIVSDVAGTTRDSVDVRFQQGGQDYVFVDTAGVRRRTRITDIVEKYSVNAALKSTSKAQVTLLTLDATQGVSQQDKRLMDLLDTRKTPFMVLVNKCDLVPAGTLRQLEKNVREMLAFCPHVPLLPVSALTGRGLDKILPMARRIHEECAVRVPTGQLNRAMEEVLTRHQPPVVKRVRAKFFYLTQAETQPPTFVFFVSDADRVPESYARYLERSLRKIFGIQHAPMRLHLRSSHKKDRG; encoded by the coding sequence ATGGCCACGCTTCCCAGCATCGTTCTGGTGGGGCGCCCCAACGTGGGCAAATCCACCCTGTTCAATCGCCTTATCCGCAGCAATCGGGCCATTACTCACGACAGGCCCGGCGTTACCCGCGACCGCATGGAGGGCATCGTCCGCCGCAACGGCCGGCCGGCCTTTGCCGTGGTGGATACGGGCGGCATCACCCTGGATGCCCATGCCGCCGTTACCGAAGGCCCGGAAGGCATCCGCGGCTTTGAGGCGGACATCCTGCGCCAGGCCGAGGCCGCCATGAAGGAAGCCTGCGCCGTGGCCTTTGTGGTGGACGGCCGGGACGGCCTGCTGCCCCTGGATGAATTTCTGGCGGCGCACGTGCGCCGCATGGGCCTGCCCACCCTTTGCGTGGTCAACAAGGTGGACGGCCTGGAACGGGAAGACGAGCTGCTGGCCGAATTTCACCGCCTGGGCTTTCCGGTGCTGGCCGTTTCCGCCGAGCACGGGCACAATATCCGCGCCCTGACGGACGAACTGGCCGCCCTTGTGCCCGAAGAGCTGCGCCCCGACGCCGGAGAAAGCCCGGAAGACCCCGCCCTGCGCCTGGCCATGCTGGGCCGCCCCAATGCGGGCAAGTCTTCCCTCATCAATGCCTTGTCCGGGGAAGAACGCATGATCGTTTCCGATGTGGCGGGCACCACCCGCGACAGCGTGGATGTGCGCTTTCAGCAGGGCGGGCAGGACTATGTCTTTGTGGATACGGCCGGTGTGCGCCGGCGCACCCGCATCACGGATATTGTGGAAAAGTATTCGGTCAATGCGGCCCTCAAGTCCACCAGCAAGGCCCAGGTCACCCTGCTTACGCTGGACGCCACCCAGGGCGTGAGCCAGCAGGACAAGCGCCTCATGGACCTGCTGGACACCCGCAAGACGCCCTTTATGGTGCTTGTCAACAAATGCGACCTGGTGCCCGCCGGAACCCTGCGCCAGCTGGAAAAGAACGTGCGCGAAATGCTGGCCTTCTGCCCGCATGTGCCGCTGCTGCCCGTGTCTGCCCTTACGGGCAGGGGCCTGGACAAGATTCTGCCCATGGCGCGCCGCATTCATGAGGAATGCGCGGTGCGCGTGCCCACCGGGCAGCTCAACCGGGCCATGGAAGAAGTGCTTACCCGCCATCAGCCGCCGGTGGTCAAGCGCGTGCGGGCCAAGTTCTTCTACCTTACCCAGGCCGAAACCCAGCCGCCCACCTTTGTCTTCTTTGTGAGTGATGCGGACCGCGTTCCCGAAAGCTATGCCCGCTATCTGGAACGTTCCCTGCGCAAGATATTCGGCATTCAGCATGCGCCCATGCGTCTGCACCTGCGTTCCAGCCACAAGAAGGACAGGGGCTAG
- a CDS encoding branched-chain amino acid ABC transporter substrate-binding protein: MKKGILWLAATALTVALASPALAADTIKIGVQGAHSGDLASYGVPSLNAAKIVIDEANAKGGINGKKIELVAQDDQCKPELSTNAATKLISDKVRMVMGPICSGATNAALPMFESADIISISPTATTPALTLEGKHPLFLRTVANDNAQAQLTSSYIRDVLKAKKVAYLHDNGEYGKGFAEQNRKILENAGIETVLFEAVTPDAVDFSSVVRKLRRAKPDVLVFGGYQNTASKLVQQMRRDRVKTPLIGPDGVKDETFLKMTGKDSEGVLASYPKDTSSLEMYKKAREAHVARFGSEPGFGYYNAYAAMQAILRAIETAGENADTAKLMEALKTNSVDTPLGKLTFNKSGDAAGLGLSIYEVKGGKFVETSHSVTLH, translated from the coding sequence ATGAAAAAAGGTATCCTCTGGCTGGCTGCCACGGCCCTGACCGTGGCCCTGGCCTCCCCGGCCCTCGCTGCCGACACCATCAAGATCGGCGTCCAGGGCGCCCATTCCGGCGACCTGGCTTCCTACGGCGTGCCCAGCCTCAACGCGGCCAAGATCGTCATTGATGAAGCCAATGCCAAGGGCGGCATCAACGGCAAGAAGATCGAACTGGTGGCCCAGGACGACCAGTGCAAGCCCGAACTGTCCACCAATGCCGCCACCAAGCTCATTTCCGACAAGGTGCGCATGGTCATGGGCCCCATCTGCTCCGGCGCCACCAATGCCGCCCTGCCCATGTTTGAAAGCGCCGACATCATCAGCATTTCTCCCACGGCCACCACGCCGGCCCTGACCCTGGAAGGCAAGCATCCCCTCTTCCTGCGCACCGTGGCCAACGACAATGCCCAGGCCCAGCTCACCAGCAGCTACATCCGTGACGTGCTCAAGGCCAAGAAGGTGGCCTACCTGCACGACAACGGCGAATACGGCAAGGGCTTTGCCGAACAGAACCGCAAAATCCTGGAAAATGCCGGCATCGAAACCGTGCTGTTTGAAGCCGTGACCCCCGATGCGGTGGACTTCTCTTCCGTGGTGCGCAAGCTGCGCCGTGCCAAGCCCGACGTGCTCGTCTTCGGCGGCTATCAGAACACCGCCTCCAAGCTGGTGCAGCAGATGCGCCGCGACCGCGTGAAGACCCCCCTGATCGGCCCTGACGGCGTGAAGGACGAAACCTTCCTCAAGATGACCGGCAAGGACAGCGAAGGCGTGCTGGCCTCCTATCCCAAGGACACCAGCTCTCTGGAAATGTACAAGAAGGCCCGTGAAGCCCACGTGGCCCGCTTCGGCAGCGAACCCGGCTTTGGCTACTACAATGCCTATGCCGCCATGCAGGCTATTCTCCGTGCCATTGAAACGGCCGGCGAAAACGCCGACACCGCCAAGCTGATGGAAGCCCTCAAGACCAACAGCGTGGATACCCCCCTGGGCAAGCTGACCTTCAACAAGAGCGGCGATGCCGCCGGTCTCGGCCTGTCCATCTATGAAGTCAAGGGCGGCAAGTTTGTGGAAACCTCCCACAGCGTCACCCTGCATTAA
- a CDS encoding branched-chain amino acid ABC transporter permease LivH (LivHMGF is the membrane component of the LIV-I/LS branched-chain amino acid transporter) — translation MDFQYFIELFFGGLTRGSIYALIALGYTLVYGIIELINFAHGEIYMLGAFTALLVAGVLGIMGFPAGGILIVAALAAVVWSAAYGYTLEKVAYKPLRGAPRLSPLISAIGMSIFLQNYVLLAQTSEYVPFPRLLPDMEFLDYLGNIMGPSDFLILVTSMLAMIALSLFIRFTKMGKAMRATAQNRKMALLLGINADRIISLTFIVGSALAALGGVLIASHMGQVNFGIGFLAGIKAFTAAVLGGIGSIPGAVVGGLVLGIAESFTTGYLSGNYEDSLAFALLILILIFRPDGILGKAKVQKV, via the coding sequence ATGGACTTCCAGTATTTTATCGAACTGTTCTTCGGCGGTCTGACGCGCGGCAGCATTTACGCGCTCATCGCCCTCGGCTACACGCTGGTTTACGGCATCATCGAGCTGATCAACTTTGCCCACGGCGAAATCTACATGCTGGGTGCCTTCACGGCCCTGCTCGTGGCCGGCGTTCTGGGTATCATGGGCTTTCCGGCGGGCGGCATTCTTATCGTTGCCGCGCTGGCGGCGGTTGTCTGGAGTGCGGCCTACGGCTATACGCTGGAAAAGGTGGCCTACAAGCCCCTGCGTGGCGCGCCCCGCCTGTCGCCCCTCATTTCGGCCATCGGCATGTCCATTTTCCTGCAAAACTATGTGCTGCTGGCGCAGACCTCCGAATACGTGCCCTTCCCGCGCCTGCTGCCCGACATGGAATTTCTGGACTATCTGGGCAATATCATGGGTCCCAGCGACTTTCTCATCCTTGTCACCAGCATGCTGGCCATGATTGCCCTGTCGCTGTTCATCCGCTTCACCAAGATGGGCAAGGCCATGCGCGCCACGGCCCAGAACCGCAAGATGGCTCTGCTGCTGGGCATCAATGCCGACCGCATCATCTCGCTGACCTTCATCGTCGGCTCTGCCCTGGCCGCCCTGGGCGGCGTGCTCATTGCCTCGCACATGGGGCAGGTGAATTTCGGCATCGGTTTTCTGGCGGGCATCAAGGCCTTTACCGCCGCCGTGCTGGGCGGCATCGGCTCCATTCCGGGTGCCGTGGTGGGCGGCCTGGTGCTGGGCATTGCCGAAAGTTTCACCACCGGCTACCTGTCGGGCAACTATGAAGATTCGCTGGCCTTTGCCCTGCTCATTCTCATTCTCATCTTCCGGCCCGACGGCATCCTCGGCAAGGCCAAAGTGCAGAAGGTGTAG
- the livM gene encoding high-affinity branched-chain amino acid ABC transporter permease LivM: MRYITKALVASCWFMLLTFPVMCIKLNTVDQTVEWRFGRLIMLGVGIFFLSMLWNWCFSRKSRGLPLVQLPRKYGEALASLVRLPVRSLRSRILCLSLLLLIMIIMPLMSSFYQTNIMISALLYVMLALGLNIAVGLAGQLVLGYVAFYAVGAYTYALLNQAFGLGFWACLPVGGLMAVLFGLGLGFPVLRLRGDYLAIVTLGFGEIVRLTLLNWTSLTGGSGGIKNIPGPGLFGQELDITGNTIYIYYLVLLAVILTIIVISRLKNSRVGLALQALREDEIACEAMGIDLARVKLAAFALSSCWAGFAGVIFAAKTTFINPASFTFMESAMILSMVVLGGMGSIVGVVIAAVILILAPEYLRAFSEYRMLLFGAIMVIMMIFRPQGLVTGERRKYHITALQKKEERA, encoded by the coding sequence ATGCGGTATATCACCAAAGCCCTCGTCGCATCCTGCTGGTTCATGCTCCTGACCTTCCCGGTCATGTGCATCAAGCTCAATACCGTTGACCAGACCGTGGAATGGCGCTTCGGGCGCCTGATCATGCTGGGTGTGGGCATTTTCTTTCTGTCCATGCTCTGGAACTGGTGCTTCAGCCGCAAGTCCCGCGGCCTGCCCCTGGTCCAGCTGCCCCGGAAATACGGAGAGGCCCTGGCCTCGCTGGTGCGCCTGCCGGTGCGCAGCCTGCGCTCGCGCATCCTCTGCCTGAGCCTGCTGCTGCTGATCATGATCATCATGCCCCTGATGAGTTCCTTTTATCAGACCAATATCATGATCTCGGCCCTGCTCTATGTCATGCTGGCGCTGGGTCTCAACATTGCCGTGGGGCTTGCCGGCCAGCTGGTGCTGGGCTATGTGGCCTTCTATGCCGTGGGCGCCTATACCTATGCCCTGCTCAACCAGGCCTTTGGTCTGGGGTTCTGGGCCTGTCTGCCCGTGGGCGGCCTGATGGCCGTGCTGTTCGGTCTGGGCCTCGGCTTTCCGGTGCTGCGTCTGCGCGGTGACTATCTGGCCATCGTGACGCTGGGCTTCGGGGAAATCGTGCGCCTGACCCTGCTCAACTGGACCAGCCTCACCGGCGGTTCCGGCGGCATAAAGAACATTCCCGGCCCCGGACTGTTCGGCCAGGAACTGGATATCACCGGCAATACCATCTACATCTACTATCTGGTGCTGCTGGCGGTCATCCTGACCATCATTGTCATCAGCCGCCTCAAGAACTCCCGCGTGGGCCTTGCCCTGCAGGCCCTGCGTGAAGACGAAATCGCCTGCGAAGCCATGGGCATCGATCTGGCCAGGGTCAAGCTGGCGGCCTTTGCGCTCAGCTCCTGCTGGGCAGGCTTTGCCGGCGTCATCTTTGCGGCCAAGACTACCTTCATCAATCCGGCCAGCTTCACCTTCATGGAATCGGCCATGATCCTTTCCATGGTGGTGCTGGGCGGCATGGGGTCCATCGTGGGCGTGGTCATTGCCGCGGTCATCCTGATCCTGGCCCCTGAATATCTGCGCGCCTTTTCCGAATACCGCATGCTCCTCTTCGGCGCCATCATGGTCATCATGATGATTTTCCGTCCGCAGGGGCTGGTGACCGGCGAACGGCGCAAGTATCACATCACGGCCCTGCAAAAGAAGGAAGAACGCGCATGA
- a CDS encoding ABC transporter ATP-binding protein, which yields MNPVLEVIGLSRDFGGLRALNDLDITINEGEIVALIGPNGAGKTTFFNCVTGIYTPTEGKIYLYDRKGNKQLLNGRKPHIITSMGMARTFQNIRLFGDMTVLENVMIGRHCRTTAGIWGALTRNAHARREEQDTIDRAYALLETVHLDTLWNETARNLSYGAQRRLEIARALATEPRMLLLDEPAAGMNPHETQELETLVRSLRADHDLSILLIEHDMGMVMSLSDRIYVMEYGSRIACGTPAEVRTNPRVIQAYLGESDDA from the coding sequence ATGAATCCCGTACTTGAAGTGATTGGCCTGTCGCGGGACTTTGGGGGCCTGCGCGCGCTCAACGACCTGGACATCACCATCAACGAGGGCGAAATCGTGGCCCTCATCGGCCCCAACGGCGCAGGCAAGACCACCTTCTTCAACTGCGTGACCGGCATCTACACGCCCACGGAAGGCAAGATCTATCTGTACGACCGCAAGGGTAACAAACAGCTGCTCAACGGCCGCAAGCCGCACATCATTACCAGCATGGGCATGGCCCGTACCTTCCAGAACATCCGCCTCTTTGGCGACATGACCGTGCTGGAAAACGTCATGATCGGCCGCCACTGCCGCACCACGGCCGGCATCTGGGGCGCGCTGACGCGCAATGCCCATGCCCGCCGCGAAGAGCAGGACACCATTGACCGCGCCTACGCCCTGCTGGAAACCGTGCATCTGGACACGCTCTGGAACGAGACGGCCCGCAACCTCTCCTACGGGGCGCAGCGCCGTCTGGAAATTGCCCGCGCCCTGGCCACGGAACCGCGCATGCTGCTGCTGGACGAACCGGCTGCCGGCATGAATCCGCACGAAACGCAGGAACTGGAAACCCTTGTGCGCAGTCTGCGTGCGGATCATGATCTCTCCATCCTGCTCATCGAGCACGACATGGGCATGGTCATGTCCCTTTCCGACCGCATCTACGTCATGGAGTACGGTTCCCGCATTGCCTGCGGCACACCTGCCGAGGTGCGCACCAACCCCCGTGTCATTCAGGCCTATCTGGGAGAAAGCGACGATGCTTGA
- a CDS encoding ABC transporter ATP-binding protein, with protein sequence MLEVKGIDTYYGNIQALRDVSLRVDDGEIVTLIGANGAGKSTTLMTICGINRPRKGEILWNGQPIHTLPPHEIVTLGISQVPEGRLIFPDLSVQENLDLGAFLRKDKQGIREDMDYVFDLFPILAQRRRQAGGTLSGGEQQMLAISRALMARPKLLLLDEPSLGLAPIIIQQIFKIIQKVNADGTTVFLVEQNANQALRIAHRGYVMENGRIVMSDSAAHLLESADIRAAYLGM encoded by the coding sequence ATGCTTGAAGTCAAGGGCATTGATACCTACTACGGCAACATTCAGGCCCTGCGCGACGTGTCCCTGCGCGTGGACGACGGTGAAATCGTCACCCTCATCGGCGCCAACGGGGCAGGCAAATCCACCACGCTCATGACCATCTGCGGCATCAACCGGCCGCGCAAGGGCGAAATTCTCTGGAATGGACAGCCCATCCATACCCTGCCCCCTCACGAAATCGTGACCCTGGGCATTTCGCAGGTGCCGGAAGGCCGCCTCATCTTCCCGGACCTCAGCGTGCAGGAAAATCTGGACCTTGGCGCCTTTCTACGCAAGGACAAGCAGGGCATCCGGGAAGACATGGACTATGTTTTCGATCTCTTCCCCATTCTGGCCCAGCGCCGTCGCCAGGCCGGCGGAACCCTGTCCGGCGGGGAACAGCAGATGCTGGCCATCAGCCGCGCGCTCATGGCCCGGCCCAAGCTGCTGCTGCTGGACGAACCGTCCCTGGGGCTTGCTCCCATCATCATCCAGCAGATTTTCAAGATCATTCAGAAGGTCAATGCCGACGGCACCACGGTCTTTCTGGTGGAGCAGAACGCCAATCAGGCCCTGCGCATCGCCCACCGCGGCTACGTCATGGAAAACGGACGCATTGTCATGAGCGACAGTGCCGCCCATCTGCTGGAAAGTGCGGATATCCGCGCTGCCTACCTGGGTATGTAA
- a CDS encoding acyl-CoA thioesterase, with protein sequence MRVFTQRLTVQASDIDVQQRVGNLRYLEWLQDVAVGHSAAEGWDMARYDSLGQGWVVRRHTITYRRPALLGDQLVMGTWIASFAHGQCERRTLFWRPSDRTVLADAATCWVYIDMRSGRPIRVPEALRQAFVVVPDADEALRCVQEA encoded by the coding sequence ATGCGGGTCTTCACGCAACGCCTCACCGTGCAGGCGTCGGACATTGATGTGCAGCAGCGGGTGGGCAACCTGCGCTATCTGGAATGGTTGCAGGATGTGGCCGTGGGCCATTCCGCAGCAGAAGGCTGGGACATGGCCCGCTATGACAGCCTCGGTCAGGGCTGGGTGGTGCGGCGGCATACCATTACCTACCGGCGTCCGGCTCTGCTGGGCGACCAGCTGGTCATGGGCACGTGGATAGCCTCCTTTGCGCACGGCCAGTGCGAACGGCGCACCCTGTTCTGGCGTCCGTCTGACCGGACCGTGCTGGCCGATGCCGCCACCTGCTGGGTCTATATCGACATGCGCAGCGGGCGTCCCATCCGGGTGCCCGAAGCCCTGCGGCAGGCCTTTGTGGTGGTGCCGGATGCCGACGAGGCCCTGCGCTGTGTGCAGGAGGCCTGA